The window catttttatatgtttGCATGGCTGGTGCAAACAGAGACATGACCAGATGTGATGATGATCAAAGATAATGTCtgcttttaattaaaaaaactgattgattcacaatataaaACTGATTTTGAAGTACCGTAATATTCAAGAAAATTgtcaaaatgtgaaaaaagatgcatttatttactttaaatattaaattatgttaCTTTATTGTTTGCAACTTTCTATCGGGTCTACTTATTGAGCAAATAAAAAGCTTTTGACACTTTTACTTCAAAATGTGACCAGGAATAAAATGTTATGTGCTCACTTAGCTAGGAAACAAATGTGATTAAATGGTTTAATGTGCGGTTGCAAACGCCGGAAGGCGCCGAAGATACCCCGCAATGTTATCTAGGTagacagctcactaggttttgaaacGCAGCCTACAGTATGTCTCATTCCAGTCTGAGCGTTTTTAAAGGGGTTCGTCTCTTTTCAGCCAAGCCCTGGATATTAAAGGCTGATAGTCTTCAAACACCTAATGcttataataaatactatacttgaTGTGGACCATAGAAAAAGAGCATTTTGAGCTGTAAATGAGAGCATAACCAGCAATGGTACTCATATTGACAATTTTCTTTCATATAAACAACCAAGAATGTTTGAATTAGCAGCTCCTGTGAATAAATTAGCTTTTACGGCTGATTGTTTTTCTCTTCACTGATGTTGCGTTTCAAAAATTTAATAGCCTAAACCTTTCAAGACCCTGTCAGTATTATGCTAGCGGTCAAATCTctttaaacaacatttattttattttatttttttatagtatGAGTAAATTAgccatttatttttctttttgcgtGGCTCTCCATTACGAGCAAACATTAAAAAGCGCCGTTTCACACTTACCTTCCCGTACAACTCCATTGTttcacacaataaataaaaccaaTACAACAAACGGAGCTTGATTCTGATTTAGTCCtaataaattatagtttttttccGTTTTGGAGAGGTGGAGTCGGCTGTTGGGATAAATGTTGGATGCTGCGATGCTCACAATGGACGTCAGCAAACACTCTCCACCCATTCATCCCCTAAAGTGTGAGTGCGGTCTGCCGACAGCAGGGGGCAGCAGTGTTACTCTCTATCTCACAGATCAAAACAGATTATAAACAATAGTACACTAgcctataataaataatatgataAATATCCTCCTGGGACCCAGGAATAGACTTTTGTTCTctgtagtggacattatattttagtgattttctctgacatcatacatgtcataattttaagtctggatgtcctgtaaggagcacattcagggctttGAGAGATATCAATATTTTAGTGGTTTCACCATGACAACAACTTCTtggtctttaaatatgactgaaaatgaaaactaGCACTCTAGTtggaaatatgataatattttgtaggcctaattatcatttaaatcagattaattttcaaattgtttgttataaatcgacatctcaggaaaatgttatggggTTTATAATCAAAATATGAATTTCTGTTACGAAACAGGacattgatttcatacatgTCCACTTGTAGAGGACACCAGGacttaaatcatgtttatcaggcattttagtagatacaaaaaatgaatagggaaagaaattatatatcaatattcctattaattattagatattatgaaaatgttgccaattattACTCCCATTATTACACTTTTTTCATTGCATGTTGCTCCAAcaacacattaatatgcaaattagatacagtGTATTGAAAGGGAAACCCCATGTATGGCTATTTTACCCACATACtgcataaagtaaaatggtatatcaattaattccattatatctttcataacatagttgagaatcatctttatacaaagtttggttaaaaaaaatcctgaagcctaaaaattgattggtgatttttaaaaaaaatcccattgtttttgcctatacatgtcatgtcattttattttttaaacttagtcctggtgtccactacagagaacataacatatgaataaaatataatttttcaaaaatgttttttttttttttttttcatttgtttcttatgctctaaacaatgtaatgacatgaaaaaatactaaattcaaaaaccttttttttctggGTCTCAAACAAAAGACTCAAGACGGTAAACATAATAACTTCTGaagaaaatattgtaaaattcaAAAggataaattttcattttaataataatgtttctggTTTTcgttattataataataataataataataaaaaaataaataaaatcccattgtttttgcctatacatgtcatgtcattttattttttaaacaacttagtccactacagaggacataacataacatatgaataaaatataattttctcattttttttttctttccatttgtttcttatgctctgaacaatgtaaaaaaaatactaaattcaaaaaacttttttctggGACTCAGGACGGTAAACAATTACTCTTAATAATGTTTCTGATTTCCGTTATTGTAATTACAATTAATGTTGGTTTAACTATTATATGTAACTAATATTCATAGGATAAGCCCTCGCCATTGGACGGTAGCATGatgtaattaatattaatgagcTAGGCCTTCTCCATAGTAGAACTGCCCATCCCACTCTCGCATGCGCCTGTGTTGTTTACATGAATGTCACGTATTCCTCGTACTAAAAAAACACGCAATAAACAGTATACATTGACATGCAAAAGGTAAACCGACTTTAATTGTCAAATGTGTTCTCTTTAAATGTGTTGTTGGTAGATTGTGCAGGTTGGTTGTTCGTCCaagaaatttgaagtaaacacATTCGCGcttttgaaaacttttaaagTAACGTTAAATAGAAATTTACGCGTTCAGGTTGAAAAACTTGCCTTTATATTACTTAAGGTTACATAGTCTGCTATATAATCATTGCTTGTGGTAAATAAACTGTTTAGACGTTGTTTCTGTTAAAAACAGTGGATTTGTAGCGTTCTCTAGTGGCATGAAGAACTCCACCAGAACTTCATTTTTGActtgatatttattaaacaatgaCCTACATGCACGTGGAGAAGAAGAACTGTTACATAAGATGTGACTTTTGACCATCACATTCATTTTGCTGTTGAGATTGAGTCATCATGCATATTATATGTGTTTGCTTTTTCCACTAGTGATCCATCATGGAGGATTCGGTCGAGGTCATCCTTCTGCATAAAAGTTGCAAGCTCTCCCAACATACTCAGGAAAAGTCACTTTTCACAGCAGCATCTGGAGCTTTGCTCATGGGGGTTTATGGGCTCTGGACATTATTTGCACTTCCTGGCTTCCGGAAAGTACCTATATGTCTCAAGGTACTGGAAGTAACATACCATATATTGGCAGCTATATATAGCAGTTTGCTCAGTTATACATAATAAAGAGCTGCCAATATTACAGTATTCGTTCAGTACCCTGGGCGATATCTTTTTAGATGGCAACAATCTGTACTTTACCATGTGCCTGGATACAGTGGTTGTTTAGACtgcagagaagagagagaaaatcaatcaatcaatcaatcaatcactgATGTAAGTGAAATTAATATTGTCCAGGTGCCTTATTTGCCCTCCAGCAGAACACAGACCCAGAATGTAATGAAACTCCTGCATGGGAGAGCAGGGTGTCTGGCAGATCTGGGCTCAGGTGATGGGCGACTGGTGAGTCTTTAACATTGACAATAAATGATAAAGAACTGAAAATGTTACATAGgatgaattcaggttgattgggacattTTTTTCCCCGGTCATCttaatggcaaaaagtgtcccaatcaccctgaattcaccctatatgTTTATATACTTTGCTTAATACCAATCATTTTGCATAATAACAATGCATTTGTCTTTCATAGCTTGGACATCTAAATCCTAATAATGTATACAGCATTTAACATgctaatgttaaataatgtaaatctcCCAGTGTTATACAAGATTTACACCTGAAGTTTTTTGCTTCTTCTGTAAGCACTTTATGTTTCAGATGCTTCTGATGGCTTTCTGCAGATGACTACTTTCTCACCACAATACATGGTGAGATGCTTAGCAACTGGATGGGAGAGAAAATatggaaaataaaacaaaatgttaaaatattggaaaaacaaataacattttaaaacaggCTATTTATAATTTTGCATGACTTTGCTGTTAGATGTTGCTCAAGGGGCTTGGCTTTCTGAGCTGAAACGACTAATCTGTGGGCTATTTTTATGGTGATTTCACACCATGATAATGGCCACTGGGCAGCCTACCTGGAGCTGcctcttttgtgttccaaaatAGATTCCATTAGCATTCTATGAGGCTCAAATTTGGATGGAAAAAATCTTTTTATATCTATAATTGCAAGAATCATTGTTCTTGCAGTTTACAATATTTCTTGTGGTTTCTTTTATACATGGAAAGCAAACAATATGAGCCACAGGTTTATGTCTGGCTGTAACTGACATATCTCAGAACCTGGTTCTCAAAGTGTAGGTTTGGCCTGGGTGTGTTTTGTAGGTATTTGCTGCCACTGTAGAGGGTTTCCAGTGCACTGGCTTTGAAATCAATTCTATCCTAACTGGATATGCCAGAGTCAAAGCAAAGTGGAAGGGAATACCATCCAGCACTGCCAGTTTTATAAACCAGGACTTTTGGAAGGTAAAGTATTGTTAAAAGTGAAGTGTGTATTCCTGTGCCATCTGTGGCACCCAATggaatcataaaaataatgattttcaaACTGATTTTCAACTTGTCTTCCACTGGCCAGTCAAACAATTAGTCCCACCCTCAACTCATGCCATTGGTTGAGTAAATGTTGCTGTTTTGCGATGCTCAAGCAAACACAGTGACAGCAGTATTGAAAAAGTGTTGAAACTTTTCGGAAAAATCACCCTAAAGGAGAAAAACAATGTCAAAATTTTATCGGAAAGCATAGTTCCATAAGGAACTGTCTTTAGAACAGTGATtggttgcataaactgcttagttagtcatcttttttttttttttgtaagttggtttggataaaagtgtctgctaaatgattaaatgtaagacacagtcttaaagggatagttcacccaaaaattaaaattgtatcattaattactcaccctcatatcgttccaaacccgtaatactatctttcatcttcggaacacaaattaaaggtgccatcgaattgaaaattgaatttacctcggcatagttgaataacaagagttcagtacatggaaatgacatacattgagtttcagactccattgtttcctcctccttatataaatctcatttgtttaaaagacctccgaagaaccggcgaatctcaacataacaccgactgttacgtaacagtcaggtgtacgcccccaatatttgcatatgccagcccatgatcgaggcattagacaagggcagccagtattaacgtctggatgtgcacagctgaatcatcagactaggtaagcaagcaaggacaatagcggcAAGAGAAATGGCAGATGgatcaataataactgacatgatccatgataacatgatatttttagtgatatttgtaaattgtctttctaaatgtttcgttagcatgttgctaatgtactgttaaatgtggttaaagttaccatcgtttcttactgtattcacggagacaagagccgtcgctattttcatttttaaacacttgcagtctgtataatgcataaacacaacttcattctttataaatctctccaacagtgtagcattagccgttagccatggagcaccatcaaactcattcagaatcaaatgtaaacatccaaataaatactatacttgcgcgattagacatgctgcatgacgaacactttgtaaagatccattttgagggttatgttagctgtgtgaactttgtttatgcaatgatagagtcgagagctcgggaagGGGCGgcgagcgcgagcaattaaaggggccgca of the Megalobrama amblycephala isolate DHTTF-2021 linkage group LG12, ASM1881202v1, whole genome shotgun sequence genome contains:
- the si:dkey-190g11.3 gene encoding ATP synthase subunit C lysine N-methyltransferase — encoded protein: MEDSVEVILLHKSCKLSQHTQEKSLFTAASGALLMGVYGLWTLFALPGFRKVPICLKVPYLPSSRTQTQNVMKLLHGRAGCLADLGSGDGRLVFAATVEGFQCTGFEINSILTGYARVKAKWKGIPSSTASFINQDFWKTNLSKYNNVTVFLAPGVMEVLGRKLEMELPDEARVIACRFPFPDWSPTATEGEGLDQAWAYDMNAIRKLSTHTTMK